From the genome of Streptomyces sp. NBC_01304:
TCGCTACCGGGCCCGCGGGGGCCACGCTGTCGGACAAGGGCGCTAGTTTTGTGCGTCACCGGAGTTTGTGACCGGAGGTTGCCGGGAGAGACGGGGGAGGTTGGCAGCTGTGCGGCTGCGTGGGGGCGATCCCGAGGCCATTGGCGGATATCCGCTGGAGGCCCGGCTTGGCGCGGGCGGGATGGGGACCGTCTATCTGGCGCGTACGGCGTCGGGGCGGCCCGTGGCGATCAAGCTGATCCATCAGCACTTCGCGGACGACGAGGAGTTCCGGACTCGTTTCCGGCAGGAGATCTCGGCCGCCCGCCGGGTCAGCGGCGCCTTCACCGCGGCCGTGGTCGACGCCGACCCGGAGGCCGAGCATCCGTGGATGGCCACCACCTTCATCGAGGGGCCCACCCTCGCCCAGCGCATCGCCGACGAAGGGCCGCTGGGCGGCGCCGAGTTGCGGATGCTCGCGGTCGGGCTCGCGGAGGCACTGCGGGACATCCACCGCGCCGGGGTGGTGCACCGGGACCTCAAGCCGTCCAATGTCGTGCTCTCCCCCGAGGGCCCGCGCGTCATCGACTTCGGGATCTCGCGGGCCGCCGACAACCAGACGCTCACCATGACCGGCCGCGTCATCGGTACGCCGCCCTTCATGTCGCCGGAGCAGCTGCAGGCGCCGCGGGACGTCGGGTCCGGCTCGGACGTCTTCTCGCTGGCGACGCTCCTGGTGTACGCGGCCACGGGGCAGGGCCCGTTCGACGCGGACAGCCCCTATATGACCGCGTACCAGGTGGTGCACGAGGCCCCGGCGCTCGGCGCGGTGCCCGCGGTGCTGCGCACGGTGGTCGAGCCCTGCCTCACCAAGGACCCCGCGAGCCGCCCCTCCGCCGGGCAGCTGCTGACCCAACTCATGGAGCTGCCGGACGACTTCGGCAGGGCCGAGCCGGCCACCACCGGCGGGCCGGCCCTCGACACGCAGACGCGGGCCCTGTCCCCGCGTACGGCGGCCAAGGACAGCCCCACCCAGGGCGTCGGCCGGCGCCTGCGCAGGCGATGGCGGTCCGTGCTCGCGGCCGCCGTGGCGGTGGCGGCGATCGGGGGCGGCGTCGCGATCCTGCAGGCCGGGCCGGGCGAGCAGGCCCCGACCGACAACTCCCGGCAGACCGTGGCCACTTCGGGCAAGGGCCGACTGCCCAGCGGGTTCCACCCCTGGCAGGACACGGTCCGCGGCAAGCAGGAACTCACGGACGAGCTGCGCTGCGCGGCGAGCGGCGGCGACCTGTACTGCGGGGGCGGCGGTCTGGCCGCGGCCCGGCTCAAGGCGTCCGACGGCTCCACGGTGTGGAAGGTCGACAGCCCGGGAGTGCCCGTGCAGGGCATGCATCTGGCCGGCCTCACCGGGGCGGCAAAGGGTGCCGGTCCGGTGGTCGTCGGCTATCGCCAGCGCGCCGGCGGGGCGCCCATCGAAGTCGTCGCGGTCTCCGCGGACGGCAAGGTGCTGTGGTCCGCACCGATCGGCCTCGACTCGATCCTGTATCTGGGGCAGTCGCTCGACGCGGTCCTGCTGCCGCGCGGCAAGGAAGGCACGGCGGGCACGGCGGGCACGGCGAGCAAGGCGGGCGAGGACGGCACCGCCGACGTCCTCTCGGTCGACGCCGCCCACACCCACATCGAGTCCCGGCGGGCCCGCAGCGGCAAGACCGTCTGGCGCACCCCGTTCCCCGCGGGCACCCAGTGCGCGCCGTACGTCGCCGGGACGCACGCCTACGCCGTCTGCGCCCCGCTCGCCGAGGTGCAGGGCACCGAGGTGCTGCACCCCGTCGTGCACACCATCGACGCCAAG
Proteins encoded in this window:
- a CDS encoding serine/threonine-protein kinase, which gives rise to MRLRGGDPEAIGGYPLEARLGAGGMGTVYLARTASGRPVAIKLIHQHFADDEEFRTRFRQEISAARRVSGAFTAAVVDADPEAEHPWMATTFIEGPTLAQRIADEGPLGGAELRMLAVGLAEALRDIHRAGVVHRDLKPSNVVLSPEGPRVIDFGISRAADNQTLTMTGRVIGTPPFMSPEQLQAPRDVGSGSDVFSLATLLVYAATGQGPFDADSPYMTAYQVVHEAPALGAVPAVLRTVVEPCLTKDPASRPSAGQLLTQLMELPDDFGRAEPATTGGPALDTQTRALSPRTAAKDSPTQGVGRRLRRRWRSVLAAAVAVAAIGGGVAILQAGPGEQAPTDNSRQTVATSGKGRLPSGFHPWQDTVRGKQELTDELRCAASGGDLYCGGGGLAAARLKASDGSTVWKVDSPGVPVQGMHLAGLTGAAKGAGPVVVGYRQRAGGAPIEVVAVSADGKVLWSAPIGLDSILYLGQSLDAVLLPRGKEGTAGTAGTASKAGEDGTADVLSVDAAHTHIESRRARSGKTVWRTPFPAGTQCAPYVAGTHAYAVCAPLAEVQGTEVLHPVVHTIDAKTGKLGKGVRFDGRMKPVGAAQGRLVLVQQRWKDAAFDHYDKVALLDPRTGKVTAHPLRTSAASTPGLRAGGAPVVADGTLYFTGPGGRVNAVDPASGKEKWSRQTGAEWLSAPTLADGVLYFASASGRVVALEAPGGKPLWTTDTRVDGLGGDAGVSARVTVAGRAVIVSADGNTLFGFDAGKPPKPE